The Bacillota bacterium genomic interval AGGCCCCCAAGTATTAGAGTCAGAAAAGGTTGAGTTCAGTTTTATCGAGCCGCTGCGGGTAATCCAGCCGGAACCAGGTTTCGAATACAGCGGCGGACCGATTGAAATCGAATGGACTCCTTATCCTGAGGCGGACTACTATCTGGTAGAAGTCTACTGCACCTTTTCTAATCCGGATGGAAAGCCCATAGTAGAGCGGGCATGGGCAGCGAAAACAGAGACTACCAGCATCTGCCTCGACAGCCTTTGGGATCCACCGTTTTTCTTGGTCTTTGATGGCGAAGGCATTCATCCTGAAGCCCTGCTGGGACGTCCTGAGCGCATTGGAATTCTCATTGATGCTCGAACATTCGATGGGCGGATTCTGCCGGCAAATGATGCTTTAAATCTGTTTGGCAGGCCGAGGGAACCAGGCTGGTTCACTGCCATATTTCCGGAGTTAACGCAGGAAGAAAAGCTGATCATGGACCGAAGGTACGCTGAAGCCTTTGAGCTGCTTCAGCAGAAAATCACTGAAGATCCCGATAATTTGGATGTCCTGTGGCTGTTAGCACGCTTCTACTATTTCGGCACCTATGTTACAGACCATACCAGCTTAAGCAACTTTTCCAACCGCGATCTAGACAAATGTTTAGCAACACTGCGCAGAATCGAAAAGCTCGCTCCTGGTCCGCGGGTTGAAAAATGGATGGAAATAGTGCTGCGGGAATTGGAAGAGCGGCAGAGGTAATGAGTTTACTGGGGAGGGAACAGAGTGGAGACTGATTTGCGCGGTCAAGAATCAGAGCTGATCGACCACATCGTAAATCAATACGCGGACCGGCTGCTTCGGGCTGCGGTTTTGATCCTTGGCGATTACCATCTTGCCGAAGATATCGTGCAGGAGACACTAATTGATGCCGCCACTCATCTCTCCAGTTTTCGCGGTGAATCTGCCCTCTATACTTGGCTGTACCGGATTTTGATCAGACGCTGCCGCCGCCAGCAGAACCGTCGCTTTTGGAACATGCTGAAGTTTGTTCCCAGGAGCACCCTTGACCACCTGTCTAACCGAAATTCTCCTGTCCCTACTGAACAGGTGGAGGAGAAAATGGAAATAACAGCTGCTTTGCAGCAACTGCCCGAAATTTACCGGGAGATTATCGCTTTATACTACTATGAGGAATTTACAACGGTGGAAATAGCTGCAATTTTGGCGGTGCCGCAGGGTACGGTTAAGAACCGGTTATACAGGGCCAGGCAGAAGTTGAGCCAGTTTTTTAGAGAGGAGGAGGGCGATGAGTTTCAGGCAGAAGTTACAAGTTGAGCTTAAGCATATTGAGTTTAGTGACAGCCAAAAAACGAGGCTGAAAGCCGGGATGAGGCAGGCGCGGGCAGCAGGCAGGAAACGGGACCTGTTTGAGCGTCTCACAGAGTTCTGGAACGGTTACACCGAGTTTTCACTTCCCACCTTAGTGGGTATTATTGCATTTATGGCGATTGTCTCCGGTTCAGTTTATGCCCGCGTGTTTGTGGTG includes:
- a CDS encoding sigma-70 family RNA polymerase sigma factor, giving the protein METDLRGQESELIDHIVNQYADRLLRAAVLILGDYHLAEDIVQETLIDAATHLSSFRGESALYTWLYRILIRRCRRQQNRRFWNMLKFVPRSTLDHLSNRNSPVPTEQVEEKMEITAALQQLPEIYREIIALYYYEEFTTVEIAAILAVPQGTVKNRLYRARQKLSQFFREEEGDEFQAEVTS